In Malus sylvestris chromosome 2, drMalSylv7.2, whole genome shotgun sequence, the genomic stretch CATTCGACACACACCTCGTGGACTTGTTGGAAGCTTTCGGTTAAGTTGCAGTGAAACTCCCTCAACCTTTCCATCCCATGTCTCTcaccttttctttgttttgttttgtttcctcatcttttacttttcttttgctCATTTTCGTTGAAGAATATAGTCCCACATCAAAAACCTGACTGCAGTAaccactatttatttttgttttaccaGTAGTAGGCCGTTGAACCGTCTCTGAAACTTTAACGGTTTTCACTCGTACATAattgagaggagagagatgaagATGATTGATGCAGATCGTATATACAACCATCAATGGTATGGACCCCTCTTTTGTCTGCCACCATATTTTGTTTCCATCTTATTGTTTAacttccctcttcttcttcttcttcttcttcttcatttctttggaAAATATTTCAGGACCAAGCAGCTTTTCATGGTGGAAAAACTGTATCATTTATAAgagaaatatatacatatatatataggtacacTTGTTTTCTTTGTCGGGTTTTGAGTTGTTGTAATTTGGAGGTTGAAATTAATGGCTGGAATGCTTCCTGGTGTGGAATGCGCTCGGAGGAGACGAGTCCATCAGAGCGGAGAGTCACCGTGTGTCGGCGGCATCCATGGCAGCACCAGGCGCTCTTCTTTCTGTTTGTATGCTAGCAACCATGAATCTCACCACACCTCCACCTCTTCAGTGGTAATTCTATCGCTCTCTAAAGTGTTTTTCGCACTCTTATTTTCTTGGAAGCATCCGATTTTTCTTACCCTCGAAAATGAATGAATCAAACAAGAATCAATCGAGGAAAAGAAGAGAGCGCAGAAGGAGAAACGAGAAACTGGAGTGTGAAAATCGCTATCTTACCGATTAAATTACAAGCAAATATAATTTTCTCCTGTTGTATGGATTATTTTTCATGATCATTGTTTCAATTTGCATGTTTGAATCATTAATAacagtattaatttattggacACAATAGCAAAGAAGCATATTGAACCAAGCATACATGGATGAGAAGctgggagtggaagccagagaAGCCAAGGGGAGATTAGATGAAAGACTGAGAACACAAAGAAAACCACAACCCAAAAGGTAATTAATTTACCAATATGTGGTCCGGCTATGAAACAAATTGTTGCTGACATATCAATAATGCCTCGATATCCCATGTTATTGATGCGTTTTTGACAATATCGATAAAACAATTGTTCCTTCATGCACATAAAATTTCTTAACAATAATGATTCTTGCATTAACATATGCGACGAGAATAAATTTCCTCACTCTTTTCTCCTTCTGCAATACTTGTTTATTTTTGTCTCTCGATATGTTTTAACTATGTGTTTTGTTATATTTGTGATAAATTTAGGCATATTAATGGTGGTAACAAAGGACTGAAATGTGTGGATGGAGGAGGAAGATCATCTGTGGTGCTTGGGGAGTTGCGGAAAGAAGTTTACGGAGCAAACAAGAGTAGTAGTAGTACAAGTGGGTCAAAGAAGTTCAGCTGGTCAAAGCTGACCTGGAAGTCATCGGACCAGGATGAGTGTGCAGTCTGCCTGGAGAGGCTCAGGCCAGGTGAGACCCTGGTGCACCTGCCCTGTGCCCATAGGTTCCACTCTGGTTGCATGGTTCCATGGCTTCACAACAATGCCCATTGCCCCTGTTGCAGAATGGAGATTATCTCCTAGTAATTGTATTGGTAATTTGGTAAAtgcaaattttaaaatatagatTGAGCTTGCAGTTGCAGTTGTAGAGTaggtttgaagtttgaacaATTAACTTTGTGGTGCTAATTGTTTGGTTACCATatgtttttgttaaagtgaatagttgCCAAGTAGTATTTGTGTGAGTAGATAGTTTATGCAAATTTGTGGGAGATTATAATTCGACACATTAATCTTGATGTAGGACAAGATATGGGTCAATTCCGACGAAAAAAtatcaagaaaataaaatgtatcagagtttggaaagaagaattaaagttgggCTATATCGGATTTAATCAACACCACGACAAAAAAAGTAACAAGAAATATTATCGAGCTAGAATTGAGAGTAATATGTCCTTTTTGAAGAGAATTGCAAGAAGAACAAGACTCATGGTTATAATATGAGCCCGTCGTGTTTAAGGACATTCGAGGTTCTTTAAACTCccaaaacaacatttttaaagtttaataaaaCAACCTTTCATGTCGCTTAATTTACTAAGACCCTAAGCTTCCCGAGGgggttgtgtttgtgtcttTTTAAGTCGTTTGGCTCCTAATGTAATGTATCAATTCAAGAAATAATCAAACAACCTTTCGATTTTATCCATCTATGATGGATTCCAAAAACCTTTGTTCTTCAAGATTTACATTTGTAATCCTTATATGCTCGTGTTGCGTCAAATCTCTTCCACATCTTTCGGGAAAATGCTTGACTAGTTATATGTAGCGTTTCTCATAACAAACAAATCGCAGTCTGACTTTTATAAACGAactttttcagtttttatttttgcaagTCACTTTAGTACATGTGATAGTCTACCTAAGGAATAACtctttaattattgtaaagagTTGGGCATTATTCCAAAATTCTCAATGATTTCCAAATTATTGAACCAACATGTGATCTCCAATACAAATTTTTAGGAGGTGCAATCCCTTTTGTGAATGAATGTAATTGCACTACATATCACTATCCATCCATCCAACCTTCCCACCTTGAAATTGAATATCAGATGAGAGAAAAGGCTCCACTCACGTGACGGGTGGGACAAGAACAGGTGAACTATAGGACAGTCTTTGCTGTCTTGGTCGACCTTTTTCTTGTTTAGTGGAAATCATTTGTTCTTGCACTAATCAAATGTTAATACCAACATTCGCTTCCAATTAAGGGAGATCATGGTGAGATCATAACAACTTAAGTCGCGAAAAAGATGGGCAGTAGCGGATCCATGAGTTTTTCGTTAATAAGTGAGGTCATAAGAGTTTGGTGCGGTGTTCTTACTTAAGTATTTTTTGGTGGGTTTTTTTGGTGCGGTGTCGCTTGAGCCTTCAAAGACTGAGGAACGAGGATGGAAATTGAGTGACGTGAGTGAATTTGGGTGAAATAGAGGATAAGGGAAGCGTACTGAATGGGATACAAACACAAACCTAAGAATAAAAAAGCTAGAATTCATTAGAGATTGGGATAAACTCGAAagattttttgttcatttatgAATCAATACATTACACTGGGAACCAAATGGCTTAAATAGACTTAATTTGACTTTGGGAAGTTCATATCAAACCTTGTGAAGTTCATAGAAAGTCTAATGAAATACAAAAATATTGATTagattgaaaaatgaaaagtcTGATTTTATTACCAACTTTAAAATGCTGTTTTGGAAGCTGAAACGACATCAGATGGTTAAAATCTGTTAAGGAATTTTCAAACCTTGTGAAGTTCATATCTTGTCCTACATCAAGGTTTTGGATAAAAATAAGATTTGCAGCCTTGCTTCATCCTGTTTTGTTTAGCTGTTGAGTTGGCAAAATCcgagtcattttcattaaacaaGTTTGCCATAAAAATGGAGTAATAAGTTAAGACTAAACCAGATAAAAGATTCGGTTCTCTCAAACAAGACCGAAAAAATATCAATAAAATATATTCTATGCTTTGAAGGTGGAATGTCATTTTCTCCTATAAAAATGAAGCATGCTAACTTGGATTTTATCCTAATTTAGGTAAAATCTTCTTCTTTTCCTACCCTAATCCTTGTTTTTGTGTCACGACTGGCCAGCTGGAGGTCACTAAAGAATGGACCCAATTTAgctaatttatttttgtcttgattagaggtcgcacttggtgcgatgacaagtgccttcgcccatgagcggtaggtttcgggttcgagacttgggagcagcctctccataaatgggggtaaggctaacCGATATTCACCTCTCCTAGACCCTGTGTAAAGCGGAAGCCTTGGTACGACATTTTTATCTTTGTCTGGATTATACAGATGGAGAAATGATTAGGCAAGGATTGATAAACTTTGATTAATTATTCGTTGATTGATTGAAGTGAATGACGCAAGAGTCCAAAACGTTTCAAAGTTTTCAATGTGATGTGTGACTAAGACATAACTCGGAAAGGATGAGTGGCACGAATAAGGTTTCTTTATGTCCAAGTCAAGACAATGTCGCGATCGAAATTGAGCCGAAATTACGAGCactataaattttgaaaattatacAAATTTTATAGTGTAGGGTTACTAtgtgaataaaaaaaaccatacttttataaaactttatttttcagCCCACTCCAGTTTACTGTTTTGTACTTCTTCAGGTTTTAGTACATGTTTCCTGGTGCGACAAGAGCTTGTGGTGGTTCTGACGATCTTGACACAACGTGggaattcatatttttttattttataaatatctATCTTGTGTGTGGGATGAGAATTTAGTCTTACTTCTTGACCATACTCGCGTATGTATAAATAGGTTCATaaaagaaaatcaataaaaaataaaaataaaaataaaaataaaaacttttgcCAAGGGGAAGGCAGCGAACGACGCCGTTCGGTGGAccaattattttcattattttggcaCCTTtgcgaattttaccattttagACTCTTCCCTCAACGGCTAGTTTCCTAGTGACCGTTTTCCCGTCTCCCAAATTTCAAATCTGCAATCGACCTTCAACCCACCATTAATCTTCTTCACATACCGCAACTCCCAGAAATCTCCTTTCACTTTTCGAAAAACACCCACAaaaccaaatccaaatccaaggCTCTGGCAACTTGTCGAATTCG encodes the following:
- the LOC126614056 gene encoding E3 ubiquitin-protein ligase EL5, whose amino-acid sequence is MAGMLPGVECARRRRVHQSGESPCVGGIHGSTRRSSFCLYASNHESHHTSTSSVQRSILNQAYMDEKLGVEAREAKGRLDERLRTQRKPQPKRHINGGNKGLKCVDGGGRSSVVLGELRKEVYGANKSSSSTSGSKKFSWSKLTWKSSDQDECAVCLERLRPGETLVHLPCAHRFHSGCMVPWLHNNAHCPCCRMEIIS